The Metabacillus litoralis genome contains a region encoding:
- a CDS encoding endonuclease domain-containing protein: MIKPYDASELQECKICHFQISHNKQGKFTSHLKKHGLTLNEYLLKHYYQDNDLKCAYELCRRLVTLRRGKPNKFCSISCGAKGKPLVCQTCGKKFEAKHRGTKTCSQICARKLKSQKLANWHHSMSNEQKQEHFRTIINKTAKTRKLNKTPSWNSGKTGIYSKETIDKIRASILKQMENQVFKKTTIERLMEEYLKRLNIKYKYSFVLKGRQFDFLLIEHKLIIECDGDYWHANPKFYPEPMQWQIQRIKIDIEKNEIALKNGFQIVRFWEDDILNNFDNVKCIIHDLLATT, from the coding sequence ATGATAAAACCATATGATGCATCTGAATTACAAGAATGTAAAATATGTCATTTTCAAATATCTCATAACAAACAAGGGAAGTTCACGTCACATCTAAAGAAACATGGTCTTACATTAAATGAATACCTTTTAAAACACTATTACCAAGACAATGACTTGAAATGTGCATATGAGTTATGTCGAAGGCTTGTAACATTAAGAAGAGGGAAGCCTAACAAGTTTTGTAGTATTTCATGTGGTGCTAAAGGAAAACCATTAGTTTGCCAAACATGCGGTAAGAAGTTTGAGGCTAAACATAGAGGTACCAAAACCTGTAGTCAAATATGTGCACGAAAGTTAAAATCACAAAAGCTTGCTAATTGGCATCATTCAATGAGCAATGAACAAAAGCAGGAACATTTTAGGACTATAATTAATAAAACAGCAAAAACTAGAAAGTTAAATAAAACTCCTTCTTGGAATAGTGGTAAAACTGGGATTTATAGTAAAGAGACCATAGATAAGATTCGTGCATCTATATTGAAACAAATGGAAAATCAAGTCTTTAAAAAAACAACAATTGAAAGGTTAATGGAGGAGTATTTAAAGAGACTCAATATAAAATACAAATACTCTTTTGTTTTGAAAGGCAGACAATTTGATTTTCTTTTAATAGAGCATAAATTAATTATAGAATGTGATGGTGACTACTGGCATGCAAATCCAAAATTTTATCCTGAACCTATGCAGTGGCAAATACAGAGGATAAAAATAGATATTGAAAAAAATGAGATTGCCTTAAAAAACGGATTTCAAATAGTCCGTTTTTGGGAAGATGACATATTAAATAATTTTGATAATGTAAAATGCATCATACATGACTTACTGGCTACAACGTAA
- a CDS encoding lipoate--protein ligase family protein, with product MIKEVWRYIDSGNCSPAYNMALDEALLEWHSEGKIPPTIRFYGWNPATLSIGYFQKVEKEIDLEAVKKYGLGFVRRPTGGRGVLHDQELTYSVIVSEEHPEMPKTVTEAYRVISEGILEGFKNLGLDAYFAIPRTDEEKAGLKSPRSAVCFDAPSWYELVVEGRKVAGSAQTRQKGVILQHGSILLDLDEDMLFNLFKYPNDRVKERMQRAFKNKAVATNELRAEPVTIDEAKKAFKEGFEKGLKIELESYTLTSEEEAYVNEIAKNKYESDEWNFKR from the coding sequence ATGATAAAAGAAGTTTGGAGATACATTGATTCTGGTAATTGTTCACCAGCATATAATATGGCTTTGGACGAAGCGCTTTTAGAATGGCATAGTGAAGGAAAGATTCCTCCAACAATACGATTTTATGGTTGGAATCCGGCAACTCTTTCAATTGGATATTTTCAAAAGGTAGAAAAAGAAATTGATTTAGAAGCTGTAAAAAAATATGGTTTAGGGTTTGTAAGAAGACCAACCGGTGGAAGAGGAGTGCTTCACGACCAAGAACTTACATATAGTGTCATTGTTTCAGAGGAGCATCCTGAAATGCCTAAAACTGTAACAGAGGCTTACAGAGTAATATCTGAAGGAATACTAGAGGGCTTTAAAAACCTCGGTCTTGATGCATATTTTGCTATACCGCGGACAGATGAAGAAAAGGCTGGCTTGAAATCACCTCGTTCGGCTGTTTGCTTCGATGCCCCATCATGGTATGAGCTTGTTGTTGAGGGGCGTAAAGTCGCGGGAAGTGCACAGACACGGCAAAAGGGTGTAATTCTTCAGCATGGATCGATACTACTAGATCTTGATGAAGATATGTTATTTAACTTATTCAAGTATCCTAATGATCGTGTAAAAGAGAGAATGCAGCGTGCTTTTAAAAATAAAGCCGTGGCGACAAATGAACTAAGAGCTGAGCCAGTAACAATTGATGAGGCAAAAAAGGCATTTAAAGAAGGCTTCGAAAAAGGCCTTAAAATAGAGCTTGAGTCTTATACATTAACAAGTGAAGAAGAAGCTTATGTAAATGAAATTGCTAAGAATAAGTATGAAAGTGACGAGTGGAATTTTAAAAGGTAA
- the gcvPA gene encoding aminomethyl-transferring glycine dehydrogenase subunit GcvPA produces MNHRYLPMTEQDKQEMLGAIGVTSVEELFQDIPESVRFQGEYNIKKAKSETELLKELTKLAAKNKDLRSHASFLGAGVYDHYMPIIVDHVISRSEFYTAYTPYQPEISQGELQAIFEFQTMICELTGMDVANSSMYDGGTSLAEAAMLAAGQTKKKKVLVSKAVNPESRDVIKTYAAGQYIEIVEVPVKNGVTDLEALQQEMNDDVAAVIVQYPNFFGHIESLKDIEPIAHTGKSMFIVSSNPLALGALTPPGAFGADIVAGDAQPFGIPTAFGGPHCGYFAVTNKLLRKVPGRLVGQTTDENGKRGFVLTLQAREQHIRRDKATSNICSNQALNALAASVAMTALGKQGVKEMAIQNIQKANYAKRACIQAGIEVPFDQPIFNEFVVKLSKPVSEVNKQLLEKDIIGGFDLGKVDSELENHMLIAVTELRTKEEIDTLVKELGDA; encoded by the coding sequence ATGAATCATCGTTATTTACCAATGACGGAACAAGATAAGCAGGAAATGCTTGGAGCAATTGGTGTTACTTCTGTTGAAGAGCTTTTTCAAGATATTCCTGAGAGTGTACGTTTTCAAGGAGAATACAATATTAAAAAAGCAAAATCTGAAACAGAGCTTCTAAAAGAACTTACAAAGCTTGCAGCAAAAAATAAGGATCTGCGCAGTCATGCATCATTTTTAGGTGCAGGTGTTTATGATCATTACATGCCAATTATCGTTGATCATGTGATTTCTCGTTCAGAATTTTATACTGCTTACACACCTTATCAACCGGAAATTTCACAAGGGGAGCTACAAGCTATTTTCGAATTTCAAACGATGATTTGTGAGCTAACAGGAATGGATGTTGCCAATTCTTCTATGTATGATGGAGGAACTTCATTAGCTGAGGCAGCAATGCTTGCAGCAGGTCAAACAAAGAAAAAGAAAGTACTAGTTTCAAAAGCAGTTAACCCTGAATCACGTGATGTTATCAAAACGTATGCTGCAGGACAGTATATTGAAATTGTTGAAGTACCCGTGAAAAACGGTGTAACAGACTTAGAAGCATTACAACAAGAGATGAATGACGATGTAGCAGCTGTTATTGTTCAGTATCCAAACTTTTTCGGTCATATTGAGTCATTAAAAGACATAGAGCCAATTGCACATACAGGAAAAAGCATGTTTATCGTTTCTTCCAACCCACTTGCATTAGGAGCATTAACACCTCCAGGAGCATTTGGTGCGGATATTGTTGCCGGTGATGCACAGCCGTTCGGTATACCAACTGCATTTGGTGGCCCACACTGTGGTTATTTTGCGGTAACAAATAAGCTGTTAAGAAAAGTACCAGGTCGTCTTGTTGGTCAAACAACGGATGAAAACGGAAAACGTGGATTTGTGTTAACGCTTCAGGCACGTGAACAACATATTCGTCGTGATAAAGCAACTTCTAATATTTGCTCAAACCAAGCTTTAAATGCACTTGCAGCTTCAGTAGCCATGACAGCTCTAGGTAAGCAAGGTGTGAAAGAAATGGCCATTCAAAATATCCAAAAAGCCAATTATGCGAAAAGAGCATGTATCCAAGCTGGTATTGAGGTTCCTTTCGATCAACCAATTTTTAATGAATTTGTTGTGAAATTATCAAAACCTGTATCAGAAGTAAACAAACAGCTTTTAGAAAAAGACATTATTGGTGGCTTTGATTTAGGTAAGGTTGATTCTGAGCTTGAAAATCATATGCTTATTGCAGTAACTGAGCTGCGCACAAAAGAAGAAATCGACACACTTGTGAAGGAATTGGGGGATGCTTAA
- a CDS encoding rhodanese-like domain-containing protein — MTILFIILAAALIAYTAFNFFYQRKIMKQLPEEDFRAGYRKAQLIDVREPNEFEGGHILGARNIPLSQLRQRLKEIRPDKPVYLYCQNTVRSGRAAQMLKRKGYNDLNCLKGGYKNWTGKVKKK, encoded by the coding sequence ATAACTATTTTATTTATCATTTTAGCAGCCGCTTTAATTGCGTACACTGCTTTTAACTTTTTCTACCAACGTAAAATAATGAAGCAATTACCTGAAGAAGATTTCCGTGCAGGCTATCGTAAAGCACAATTAATTGATGTTCGTGAACCAAATGAGTTTGAAGGTGGACATATTCTTGGAGCTAGAAACATCCCGCTTTCTCAGTTACGTCAACGTTTAAAGGAAATTCGTCCAGATAAGCCAGTCTACTTATATTGCCAAAACACAGTTCGTAGTGGTCGTGCCGCACAAATGCTGAAACGTAAAGGCTATAATGACTTAAACTGCTTAAAAGGTGGTTATAAAAACTGGACAGGTAAAGTTAAAAAGAAATAA
- a CDS encoding methyl-accepting chemotaxis protein → MFNKIDSLETVIRLVPILKAAVPADLSIAICNLHEFVAYFPGENINLQIKVGQKINPDEPLSIAIRQNKKLQAEVPAEFYGFEFTGTALPLHDQTNQVIGGIAIQLRRESELRAIIKQIADSLSQAKESVNTVVDGSNSLASLSQELLLQSQQASSDVKETDVVLSMIKKVADQTNLLGLNAAIEAARAGEKGKGFEVVANEIRKFSKETVSSTQKVNQITAQIQGVTTKMGESIQTIASIGNDQATSMQEVSSLIKEIEQLSKKLSEFANKI, encoded by the coding sequence ATGTTTAATAAAATTGATTCCTTAGAAACGGTCATTCGTTTAGTACCAATTTTAAAAGCAGCAGTTCCAGCTGACCTATCAATTGCTATTTGTAATTTGCATGAATTTGTTGCTTATTTCCCAGGTGAAAATATCAACCTCCAAATAAAGGTTGGTCAAAAAATCAATCCTGACGAGCCTCTTTCAATTGCCATTCGTCAAAATAAAAAACTACAGGCAGAGGTACCTGCTGAATTTTATGGATTTGAATTTACAGGGACAGCTCTACCTTTACATGATCAAACTAATCAAGTAATCGGCGGAATCGCTATTCAATTACGCAGAGAAAGCGAGTTAAGAGCCATTATCAAGCAAATAGCCGACTCTTTATCACAAGCCAAGGAAAGTGTAAATACAGTTGTGGATGGATCAAACTCTTTAGCGTCTTTATCTCAGGAACTTCTTTTACAATCACAACAAGCATCAAGTGATGTAAAAGAAACAGATGTTGTATTATCTATGATTAAAAAGGTAGCTGATCAAACAAACTTGCTTGGTTTGAATGCAGCAATAGAAGCAGCACGCGCTGGGGAAAAAGGCAAAGGTTTTGAAGTTGTTGCTAACGAAATTAGAAAGTTCTCAAAAGAAACAGTCTCCTCCACTCAAAAAGTAAATCAAATAACTGCGCAAATTCAGGGTGTTACAACTAAGATGGGGGAGTCCATACAAACAATTGCCTCCATTGGAAATGATCAAGCAACATCAATGCAGGAAGTTTCTTCTTTAATAAAAGAGATTGAGCAACTTTCAAAAAAGCTATCAGAATTTGCAAACAAAATCTAA
- the gcvPB gene encoding aminomethyl-transferring glycine dehydrogenase subunit GcvPB: MSNQDQALIFELSREGRVGYSLPELEVDEVSLDELIPSDYIRTEQAELPEVSELDIMRHYTALSKRNHGVDSGFYPLGSCTMKYNPKINENVARIAGLAHIHPLQEESTVQGAMELLFDLQEHLKEITGMDEVTLQPAAGAHGEWTGLMMIRAYHEANNDTKRTKVIVPDSAHGTNPASATVAGFETITVKSDENGLVDLEDLRRVVDDQTAALMLTNPNTLGLFEAHILEMAQIVHDAGGKLYYDGANLNAVLSKARPGDMGFDVVHLNLHKTFTGPHGGGGPGSGPVGVKADLIPYLPKPVLVKTEDGYHFNYNRPQSIGRVKPFYGNFGINVRAYTYIRTMGPDGLKAVTEYAVLNANYMMRRLAPYYDLPFNQHCKHEFVLSGKRQKKLGVRTLDIAKRLLDFGYHPPTIYFPLNVEECIMIEPTETESKETLDSFIDAMIQIAKEAEETPEIVQEAPHTTVVKRLDETTAARKPILKYQRA; encoded by the coding sequence ATGAGTAATCAAGATCAAGCATTAATTTTTGAACTAAGCAGAGAAGGTCGTGTTGGATATAGCTTACCAGAGCTTGAAGTTGACGAAGTGTCGTTAGACGAACTCATTCCTTCTGATTATATTCGCACAGAACAAGCTGAGTTACCGGAAGTCTCTGAGCTTGATATTATGAGACATTATACAGCGTTATCGAAACGTAATCATGGTGTAGATTCAGGATTTTACCCACTAGGATCTTGTACAATGAAGTACAATCCAAAAATTAATGAAAATGTAGCACGTATTGCCGGACTGGCTCATATCCACCCATTACAAGAAGAATCAACGGTTCAGGGGGCAATGGAATTATTATTTGACCTTCAAGAGCATTTAAAAGAAATTACAGGAATGGATGAAGTAACACTTCAGCCTGCAGCTGGAGCTCACGGTGAGTGGACGGGGTTAATGATGATTCGTGCGTATCATGAAGCGAACAATGATACAAAAAGAACGAAGGTTATCGTTCCTGACTCAGCTCATGGTACAAATCCGGCATCTGCAACAGTTGCAGGATTTGAAACAATCACAGTTAAATCTGATGAAAATGGCCTTGTTGATTTAGAGGATTTACGACGTGTTGTTGATGATCAAACGGCGGCATTGATGTTAACAAACCCTAATACACTGGGACTTTTTGAAGCGCATATTTTAGAAATGGCGCAAATTGTCCATGATGCAGGCGGAAAGCTTTATTATGACGGGGCAAATCTGAACGCGGTATTAAGTAAAGCTCGTCCAGGTGATATGGGCTTTGATGTTGTTCACTTAAATCTTCATAAAACATTTACAGGTCCACATGGTGGTGGGGGTCCAGGATCTGGTCCTGTTGGGGTAAAAGCGGATTTAATTCCTTATCTTCCAAAACCAGTTTTAGTAAAAACAGAAGATGGCTACCATTTTAATTACAATCGTCCACAATCAATCGGACGAGTAAAACCATTCTACGGAAACTTTGGCATTAATGTTCGTGCGTACACCTACATTCGAACAATGGGTCCTGATGGCTTAAAAGCTGTTACAGAATATGCGGTGTTAAATGCAAACTATATGATGCGTCGCTTGGCGCCATATTATGATCTACCATTTAACCAGCACTGTAAGCATGAATTTGTTCTTTCTGGAAAACGTCAGAAGAAGCTTGGTGTTCGTACTCTTGATATTGCGAAGCGATTATTAGATTTCGGTTACCACCCACCAACAATCTACTTCCCGTTAAACGTGGAAGAGTGTATCATGATTGAGCCAACTGAAACTGAATCAAAAGAAACACTTGATTCCTTTATTGATGCGATGATTCAAATTGCAAAAGAAGCAGAAGAAACACCTGAAATTGTTCAGGAAGCACCACATACAACGGTTGTTAAACGTTTAGACGAAACAACAGCTGCGAGAAAACCGATTTTAAAATATCAACGTGCATAA
- the gcvT gene encoding glycine cleavage system aminomethyltransferase GcvT: MTELYRTPLYDVYKNYGAKTIDFGGWDLPVQFSSIKEEHEAVRTKAGLFDVSHMGEVEVRGEDSLAFLQKIATNDVSLLKNGGAQYTAMCYEDGGTVDDLLIYKKADHDYLLVINASNIEKDVDWLTTNLFGDVSIKNVSDDLALLALQGPFAEKVLQTLTDTDLTDIKFFKFKDDVNVAGVKALVSRTGYTGENGFELYCAANDAITLWENILEAGKEDGVLPCGLGARDTLRFEATLPLYGQELSKDITPIEAGIGFAVKTNKEADFNGKAVLKDQKENGAARKLVGIELIEKGIPRHGYEVFVNGEEVGVVTTGTQSPTLGKNIGLALLKTEFTELGTEVEVQVRKKRLKAVVVATPFYKRPKN, translated from the coding sequence ATGACAGAGCTATATCGTACACCTTTATATGATGTGTATAAAAATTACGGTGCAAAAACGATTGATTTTGGGGGCTGGGACTTGCCAGTTCAATTTTCTTCTATTAAAGAAGAACATGAAGCTGTTCGTACAAAAGCAGGGCTTTTCGATGTGTCTCACATGGGTGAGGTGGAAGTTCGTGGTGAAGATAGCTTAGCTTTTCTACAAAAAATCGCTACAAATGATGTGTCTTTGCTCAAAAATGGTGGTGCACAATACACGGCGATGTGCTATGAAGATGGCGGAACAGTCGATGATCTTCTTATTTATAAAAAAGCTGATCATGACTATCTGCTAGTTATCAACGCCTCAAACATTGAAAAAGATGTGGATTGGCTAACTACGAATCTCTTCGGTGATGTTTCAATTAAAAATGTTTCCGATGATTTAGCCCTTTTAGCTCTTCAAGGACCATTTGCTGAAAAAGTCCTTCAAACTCTTACAGATACAGATTTAACAGATATTAAGTTTTTTAAATTTAAAGATGATGTAAATGTTGCTGGTGTAAAAGCATTAGTTTCTAGAACAGGCTATACAGGTGAAAATGGCTTCGAACTTTACTGTGCGGCAAATGATGCTATAACGCTTTGGGAGAATATTTTAGAAGCTGGAAAAGAAGACGGTGTGTTACCTTGTGGCCTTGGTGCCCGTGATACCCTTCGTTTTGAAGCAACTCTTCCTTTATACGGTCAGGAGCTTTCAAAAGATATCACACCAATTGAAGCAGGCATTGGGTTTGCGGTTAAAACGAATAAAGAAGCTGATTTTAACGGAAAAGCTGTTTTAAAAGATCAAAAAGAAAACGGAGCAGCTCGTAAGCTTGTTGGAATTGAATTAATTGAAAAAGGAATTCCACGTCATGGCTATGAGGTGTTTGTGAATGGCGAAGAGGTTGGTGTGGTAACAACAGGAACTCAATCACCAACATTAGGTAAAAACATTGGATTGGCTCTATTAAAAACAGAATTTACTGAACTAGGAACAGAAGTTGAAGTTCAGGTTCGTAAAAAGCGATTAAAAGCCGTTGTCGTTGCGACACCTTTTTATAAACGTCCTAAAAACTAA
- a CDS encoding MerR family transcriptional regulator produces the protein MAAKYITISKAASLVGEKVFILKQWEEEYSAFITIKRDEKNARLFTAENIEFFQKVKAFKESNMDTQTIKQLLQNQKTTVPSSAQEASDVTELQETLLKITSFIESQEIQSMLKLDERLDKLEKNVVSSVSEKITETAKLQTEVARFEFSDVQDMITSLAVTAEAERSSYKEEIQVERELAQKKTDEREERFLTFVREHQHRSERMKQEQKSGLGFLKQILSFAR, from the coding sequence TTGGCAGCAAAGTATATTACTATATCGAAGGCGGCTTCGCTTGTAGGGGAAAAGGTGTTTATTTTAAAGCAATGGGAAGAAGAGTATTCAGCTTTTATTACAATCAAGAGAGATGAAAAAAACGCTAGGCTGTTTACAGCAGAAAATATTGAATTCTTCCAAAAGGTAAAGGCGTTTAAGGAAAGCAATATGGATACACAAACCATTAAACAGCTTTTGCAAAATCAAAAAACGACTGTTCCATCTTCAGCGCAAGAAGCAAGTGACGTTACTGAATTACAAGAAACATTATTGAAAATTACGTCATTTATTGAATCACAAGAAATCCAAAGCATGCTAAAGCTTGACGAACGTCTTGATAAGCTAGAAAAAAATGTGGTTTCATCTGTTAGCGAGAAAATTACGGAAACAGCAAAACTACAAACAGAAGTGGCTAGATTTGAGTTTTCTGATGTTCAGGATATGATTACAAGTTTAGCGGTCACTGCTGAAGCGGAAAGATCGTCATATAAGGAAGAAATACAAGTTGAACGGGAGCTCGCTCAAAAGAAAACAGATGAACGTGAAGAACGCTTCTTAACGTTTGTGAGGGAACATCAACACAGATCAGAACGAATGAAACAGGAGCAAAAATCAGGATTAGGCTTTTTAAAACAAATTTTAAGCTTTGCAAGATAA
- a CDS encoding CNNM domain-containing protein: MLIAIAFFLFMSFFLSGSETALTAVNKMKLKSRAENNDKKSQKLLDLISKPDELITGILIGNNIANIMLPTLVTIIALEYGISVGIATTVLTVVLIIFAEVLPKSIAATFADKIAYTVFPVIRIILFLFKPLIFLLSRFTRIVINKLSNDEEKTASISREELITMVNIATSEGILQTDEEQRIKGAIDFYDLDVRDALKVPRTEIQGISSGSTYEEAREIVLEGSHTRFPVYKESMDHIVGVLHSKSLLSWSLEPQKKLEDFIDDDPLFVFEFHSIEKVFKLMLKKRRHLAIVLDEYGGTKGILSHEDIIEAMIGQEIKDETDHDEEILIEELTDYHIICNGKLALRRLNEVFKTKIPEQEDILTGFLLKEMGRFPEEGETYEYHHLHFEVMNVEDNKLKSVKITKKVVPDES, translated from the coding sequence TTGCTTATAGCTATAGCGTTTTTTCTATTTATGTCTTTTTTCTTATCAGGAAGTGAAACTGCTTTAACAGCTGTTAATAAAATGAAATTAAAGAGCAGAGCAGAAAATAATGATAAGAAATCGCAAAAACTTCTTGATCTCATTTCAAAGCCTGATGAATTAATCACAGGCATCTTAATCGGTAATAACATTGCAAACATTATGCTTCCAACTCTTGTGACCATTATTGCACTTGAATATGGCATTAGTGTCGGAATTGCAACAACAGTTTTAACGGTTGTTTTAATCATCTTTGCAGAGGTATTACCTAAATCAATTGCTGCTACATTTGCAGATAAGATTGCTTATACTGTTTTTCCAGTGATAAGAATTATCCTGTTTTTGTTTAAGCCTTTGATTTTTCTTTTATCAAGGTTTACCAGAATCGTCATTAACAAACTTTCAAACGATGAAGAAAAAACTGCTTCAATTTCAAGAGAAGAGCTTATTACGATGGTTAATATCGCTACTTCAGAAGGAATTCTACAAACCGATGAAGAACAGCGAATTAAAGGAGCGATTGACTTTTATGACCTGGATGTTCGAGATGCACTAAAAGTTCCTCGAACAGAAATACAGGGAATCTCATCAGGATCAACTTATGAAGAAGCACGTGAAATCGTCTTAGAGGGAAGTCATACCCGCTTTCCTGTTTATAAAGAAAGCATGGACCATATCGTTGGTGTGCTACATTCAAAATCTCTTTTATCATGGTCATTAGAGCCACAAAAAAAATTAGAAGATTTTATTGATGATGATCCACTTTTTGTATTTGAATTTCACTCAATTGAAAAGGTCTTTAAATTAATGTTAAAAAAACGCAGACACTTAGCGATTGTTCTCGATGAATATGGCGGTACAAAAGGTATTTTGAGTCACGAGGATATTATTGAAGCAATGATCGGACAGGAAATAAAAGATGAAACCGATCATGATGAAGAAATACTAATCGAAGAATTAACAGACTATCATATTATTTGTAATGGAAAGCTTGCATTGCGACGTTTAAATGAAGTGTTTAAAACGAAAATTCCTGAGCAAGAAGATATTCTTACAGGATTTTTACTAAAAGAAATGGGGCGCTTTCCAGAAGAAGGAGAAACTTATGAGTACCATCACCTTCATTTTGAAGTCATGAACGTTGAGGATAATAAATTAAAGAGTGTTAAAATCACGAAAAAAGTTGTACCAGATGAATCGTAA